CCCACCTGGCGCAGCGTGAACGTCCACCACCACGACAGCGACCGGACGGACCTGCTGCTCGACGCGGTGCGCCCGTTCCTGCACGCGGTCTCCCCCGCGGTCCCGCGCGTCTGGTTCCAGCCGCACTGGCGGCGCGGGCCGCACGTGCGGATCCCGGTCCAGGCGAGCGCGGAGACCTTCGACGCGCTGGTGGCCCCGGCGGCCGCGGACATCCTCGGCGGATACCTGCGGGCGCACCCCTCCACGACGGTCCTCGACGAGCGGGCCGCACTGGAGGAGCACCGGCGGCTTGCCGTGATCGAGCGCGAGCAGGGCCCGTTGACCCCGTGGGCGGCGGACAACTCGCTCGAGTTCGAGCCCTTCGACCGGCGCCTGGCCGTCCTCGGCGGCACGGCGGCGGCCGACCTGCTGGCCGACTACTACGTGGACACCAACGACACCGTCTTCGCGATCCTGGACTGGATCCGCGGCGGCGGTTCCCGGATGGCGCTCGCGGTGGACCTGTTCCTCGCGGCGGCGCACCGCTTCCTGCCGCCGGTGACCTACGGCTACCTCTCCTACCGGGGGCACGCGGACGCCTTCCTGGCCAAGAACCCGGACGCGCTGCGCGAACGCTTCGACCGGGTCTACGAGGCCAACGCGGAGCGGTTCAGGCAGCGGGTGGTCACCGTGACCGGGGCCGCCGACCACCACGAGGTGCTGCGCTTCGGCGGTCTGCTGGACATCCTGCTGCGCTACCGCAACCGGGCCGCGAAGCTGATCGCCGCCGGCGGGCTGGCACTGAACTCGGACGCGAACGGCGAGCCCGAGGCCTGGGGCTCGAGCTGGAGCGCCTGGTCCGAGCGGAGCGCCTTCCACCGGACGCTCGGCGGCCACCGGGGGGCGGCCGACCAGCTCGGCGGCTGGGACGCCTTCCAGCAGTACCGGATCGTCCTCAACTGGCTGTACCTGAACATGTACCGGATCGGCCTCGGTGAGCTGGAACGCAACCTGGTCTGCCACGTGGTCTCCCGCGCCGTCGAGGACGTGAACGGAGTGACCGCGCTGGACCGGATCCAGGACCTGATCGGTTTCGTCGACAGCGGCGGTCGTCTCTAGTCCCGCACCGCCGCCCAGCCGGACCGCAGGAGAGGGGAGCACACGATGCACGACGCCGTCACCGTCACCGACCTGGTCAAGCACTACCACCCGCAGGCGCCGCCCGCCGTCGACGGTCTGAGCTTCACCGTCGCCAGGGGCGAGGTCTTCGGCCTGCTCGGCCCGAACGGGGCCGGGAAGTCCACCACCGTGGGCGTGCTGACCACACGGATCCTGCCGACCTCGGGCCGCTGCCTGGTCCTCGGCACGGACGTGGTGGCCCGCCCGGCCGAGGCGAAACGCCTGCTCGCCGTCGTCCCGCAGCGGCAGAACCTGGACCGGTCGCTGGACGTGCGGCAGAACCTGCTCTTCCACGCCCGCTACCACGGTGTGGGCCGCGAGGAGCGGACACGGCGCGCGGCGGAGCTGCTGGACCTGATGGGGCTGGCCGACGCCGCGGGCCGGCGGGTCGAGCGGCTCTCCGGCGGCCAGGCCCAACGGGTGGTGATCGCACGGGCGTTGATGCACGCGCCGGAGGTCCTGTTCCTGGACGAGCCGTCGACCGGTCTCGACCCGCAGTCACGGCTCTTCCTGCACGAGCGGATCAGGGAGCTGCGGGACCGAGGGGTCACCGTGGTGCTCACCACGCACGACATGGACGAGGCCGAGAGCCTGTCCGACCGGATCGGCATCGTCGACCACGGCCGGCTGCTGGCCCTGGACACGCCGCGCGCGCTCACCGGGGCGCTGCCCGGCGGCGCGACGATCCTCGCGCAGGCACACGTCGCATCCGACGCGGCCACGGCCGTGGTGGCCGCGCTGGCGGAGCTGCCCGGCGTCGAGGCCGTCGAGCACGACGCGGCCGCGGGCCGCTTCCGGGTGCGCACCGAGAAGGACCCCTCCGCGCTCCTGCCCGACGTGCTGCGGACCGTCGTGGACCGGGGGGCGGGCGCGGAGCTCGTCGACCTGTCGGTGGCCAGGCCCAGCCTGCGGGACGTCTTCATCTCGCTGACCGGAAGGGAGCTGCGGTGACCGTGACCACCCTGGCCGAAACCGCCCCACGACCGCGCCACGACCTCGGCTCCGTCCTGCGGACCTTCCTCGCGGTGCTGTGGCGCGACGTGTTCACCACGACGCGGCGGCCCACCGCGTTCCTGGTGCAGGTCGTGGTCCAACCGCTGCTGCTCTTCTTCGTCTTCGGCAAGGTCCTGGGCGAAGCCGGCTACACCAGGGGCGACTTCGGCGCCACGCTACTGCCCGGGGTGATGGCACTCAACGCCCTGCTGGTCTCGCTGCAGAACACCGCGATGCCGCTGATCATGGACTTCTCCTGGTCCGGCGAGATCGAGGACCGGCTGCTCGCACCGCTGCCGGGCCCGCTGGTGGCCGTGGCCAAGCTGGTCTTCGGAACGCTGTGCGGTCTCTTCGCCGGGTTGGTCATGGCCCCCATCGGCTTTCTCGTGCTGGGCACCTCGGGCTGGGCGCCCGACGCGTGGCCCGCGGTGCTGCTCGTCCTCGCGCTCGGCTCGGCCACCGGTGCGGGCATCGGACTGGTCCTGGGCACGGTCATCGCGCCCGACCGGATCAGCGTCACCTTCGCGCTGGTGCTCGCTCCGGTGACGTTCACCGGGTCCGTCCAGTACCCGTGGTCCTCGCTGGGCCGCGTCGGCTGGTTCCAGGTCGTCTCCGCGGTCAACCCGCTGACATATGTGAGCGAGGGGCTGCGGGCCGCGACGCTGCCGGGCCAGGCGGCGATCGCCCTGTGGATCGACGTCCTGGTGCTGCTCCTGGCGCTGCTGCTGGCCGCGCTCGTCGGCGTCAGGGGGTTCATGTCACGGGCGCTCGGCTGATCGGCCATCGATCAACCATGAAAGGAGATTTACCAAGATTGACACAATATGTCGCTATGTTTCACGCCAATGTGTCATGCTCATGTTTCGGGTGTACGCGCCACCGTGCACCCCGAACGTGAGGGGGGACACTATGGCCGCTTTCGAGGCCGGCGCCACCGTCCACGGCGCCCAGAAGTGCAACGAGGACCCGAGCCGCCCGATCCTGGACCAGATCGCCGACAAGTGGTCGATGCCCGTCCTGGGCTTTCTGGACGAACCCAAGCGCTTCAACGAAATCAGACGTCACCTGGACGGGGTTACCCAGCGGGTGCTGACCCAGACCCTGCGCCGTCTGGAACGCAACGGAATGATCGTGCGCCGGGTGCTGCCCACCTCCCCCGTCGGCGTCGAGTACTCCCTCACCCGGCTCGGGGAGTCACTGCGGGAGCCGTTCGGCCGCTTACAGGCCTGGGCGGTGGACAACACGGACGCGATCAGGGAACACCAGCGCGCGTACGACCAGCGGATGCTCGACTACGGAACCTCCCCGCTCCCGGTCCCCGCCTCGGCCTCGGCCTCGGCTCCGGTGGCCGGATCCCACTGAGGGCGGCCCCGCCGAGGGCCGCCCCCCGCGGTCAGCGCGTGGCACGGCCGCCCTTGGACACGAGGGTGGTGACGTTCATGCGCCTGCTCAGCCGGTAGGTCAGCAGCGGGCTGCCGCTGACCGTCTCCTTGTAGGCGACGGCGATCCGGCCGGCGAGGTGCAGCCGACGCGGCGTCTCGTCGGCCCGGGTGAACTGGATCACCGCGTCCCGGCGGCCGAGGCTGACCGGCTGGTGGTAGTAG
This genomic interval from Streptacidiphilus rugosus AM-16 contains the following:
- a CDS encoding thiopeptide maturation pyridine synthase, which produces MTTEPTWRSVNVHHHDSDRTDLLLDAVRPFLHAVSPAVPRVWFQPHWRRGPHVRIPVQASAETFDALVAPAAADILGGYLRAHPSTTVLDERAALEEHRRLAVIEREQGPLTPWAADNSLEFEPFDRRLAVLGGTAAADLLADYYVDTNDTVFAILDWIRGGGSRMALAVDLFLAAAHRFLPPVTYGYLSYRGHADAFLAKNPDALRERFDRVYEANAERFRQRVVTVTGAADHHEVLRFGGLLDILLRYRNRAAKLIAAGGLALNSDANGEPEAWGSSWSAWSERSAFHRTLGGHRGAADQLGGWDAFQQYRIVLNWLYLNMYRIGLGELERNLVCHVVSRAVEDVNGVTALDRIQDLIGFVDSGGRL
- a CDS encoding ABC transporter ATP-binding protein, producing MHDAVTVTDLVKHYHPQAPPAVDGLSFTVARGEVFGLLGPNGAGKSTTVGVLTTRILPTSGRCLVLGTDVVARPAEAKRLLAVVPQRQNLDRSLDVRQNLLFHARYHGVGREERTRRAAELLDLMGLADAAGRRVERLSGGQAQRVVIARALMHAPEVLFLDEPSTGLDPQSRLFLHERIRELRDRGVTVVLTTHDMDEAESLSDRIGIVDHGRLLALDTPRALTGALPGGATILAQAHVASDAATAVVAALAELPGVEAVEHDAAAGRFRVRTEKDPSALLPDVLRTVVDRGAGAELVDLSVARPSLRDVFISLTGRELR
- a CDS encoding ABC transporter permease gives rise to the protein MTVTTLAETAPRPRHDLGSVLRTFLAVLWRDVFTTTRRPTAFLVQVVVQPLLLFFVFGKVLGEAGYTRGDFGATLLPGVMALNALLVSLQNTAMPLIMDFSWSGEIEDRLLAPLPGPLVAVAKLVFGTLCGLFAGLVMAPIGFLVLGTSGWAPDAWPAVLLVLALGSATGAGIGLVLGTVIAPDRISVTFALVLAPVTFTGSVQYPWSSLGRVGWFQVVSAVNPLTYVSEGLRAATLPGQAAIALWIDVLVLLLALLLAALVGVRGFMSRALG
- a CDS encoding winged helix-turn-helix transcriptional regulator — its product is MAAFEAGATVHGAQKCNEDPSRPILDQIADKWSMPVLGFLDEPKRFNEIRRHLDGVTQRVLTQTLRRLERNGMIVRRVLPTSPVGVEYSLTRLGESLREPFGRLQAWAVDNTDAIREHQRAYDQRMLDYGTSPLPVPASASASAPVAGSH